ACGGTGGTGTGAGAGGTACTCCCGTAGGCAAGCCGCTTACGGGCTACCTACTCGATTATCTTTTCGCCTTCTCTTTTCTTTATTTTCAACAATTACAAAGTCGAATATCCAGAAATAATAATCCAAACTTTGAGCTATTTTATTTAACTGACTGGCTTTATTCAATGGATTGTTTGTTTTCCCAACTTTCTTGTGTAAGCACATAAAAAAATACTTGTCGATGTTTTATATACAATTGCTCTTGCTTTTTAAAACCTAACTTCTCCAAATTTTTTTGCGATGCATGGTTTTTTATGTGACTAAACGCTATTATTTTGTCAGTCAAATTGTTCTGAAAAAAAAAGTTGTATAAGCACGTGCCACCTTCGAAACTATAGCCTTGCCTCCAATAAAGAGGTTTCACCGAACTCATAGAATGCAAAAAAAACTCTCCTTTGAATTTGTATAAACTGAACCCACTCGTTCCTATCAATGCACCCGTTTCTTTTGAAATCATTGCTAACTGTCCGAATTCGTTTTTGCGATACCGTTCCAGTTGGGCTTCAATCCACGCCTGAGCCATTTCATAATTTGTTCGGTTTAAATCTATGCTCAAATACTTCAGATTAGGATTGTTTTCATAAAAATCCGTCCAACTCTCAATATCATTGTGAACGAGTTTTCGAAAAAGCAATCTGTCTGAACTAAGACCATAGTAATAATTCTGTAAATCCATAGTTGTCATCTTGATTTTAAGGCATTTTTTTTGAGTAGTGTTCCCTATTTGGATTAACTGATTCTTTTGGCATTTCATAATTTAAAATCGAATAAACACAACGGAAAATTCATAAACTCCAACTTATTTTAAAGCCAAAATTCCATCTTTATGACTACTCTTTAATGTAAAAAAATTATTCAAATTAACAGCATCGGGTACTATCATATTATAGCGATTTGCAGCACTTAAAACGATGGTGTTAATCAAAGTATCAAAAACATAATAACTGTCGTAGTCAGGAAAACAAGTTAGTCCTTGTTGAACCGAAACACTTTCGGGAAAGGATAATGCAGGGAAGCCATTCACGTCAAAAATCCTTAATTGCCCATTTTTATCTAATCGTCCGTCTATTCTGGTGATGTCCTTAATTTTTAAAATTTCGCAAACCTTGGGAATTAGTTTTTCGACTTGTTCTAAAATGTGTTTGTCTTTGACCTGAGTCAATTGTTTGACACCACCCCATGGCATAAATCGTTCTTTATGTCCCATAATAGATTTAATACCTGGTTTATCGGAAACTTGATACCAAGTCGTCAATAACTTGGATTCCCCATTTTTCCCTTGTAAATAGCCTATAGTGATATCATCACTTGGCAAAAATTCTTCAATAATTACATCCCCTTGATAGCGTTGCATCATTTTCCGGATTTGAACAATTGCCGCATTTTGATTTTTGACCAAAGAATTCTCATCCATCCCCATACTACCAGATTCAGCATTTAGCTTGACAATAGCAGGGTAGGTTAATCCAATATAATCTAAAATAGCTTTTTCATTACCTGCCTGGGATTGAGGTACAATTGCAAATTTGGGAATAGGAATATCGTTCTCTTTTAGTATGGTTTGGCAAACGTCCTTTTGTAAAACGCCCTGTAAAGTTTTACTCCCGGAACCAATATAGGGGATGTTGTAAGATTCAATTACATCAACCATCCAAACCGTTTCTTTACTCCCCTCATGTCGGTTCACATAATAAGCGTTTGGCAAAATCAAGCTGTGAGCATCTTTGTCTTTAAGTATTTTTTCTAACGAATCCAAACTGGTAACCTCAAAAACCTCTACATTAAAATCATTTCTTTCAAGAGATTCTACTAATGATTGAAGGTCAGTTTGTGAATTAACCCAGCCATTTTTCCAATAGCCTTTACTGTTGATAATGGTAATTTTCATCGTTTTGCTTTTTATTTTATTGGTGAAAGATAACTCAAAGGAATGTTTGCGCTTCTCCAAGTTTAGTATAATCAATCAACTTTCAAAGCGCAGATTTTTCTTTGAACGAAATTAGTGTATAGGGGAAAGGCTCTTAATTCGGACTGCCTTTTATACTTCGCAAATATAGCCAAATTTTGCTTTGGGGCAAAAAATGTATGTAGAAATTGCTTTATTTTTAGAGTTGGAGGTAAGGACTGGATAAATAGAGTTTTATCAAGTGGTTTGTGAGGCTGTTTGGTGTTTTTGGGGTGCTACTTTTTCATTGATACTACGAATAGGACTTTTCTTCAATGGGTTATTTGAGCAAGATTTTCTTATGTCGTGTTTTTTGGGTGAGGCTCTTGAAATCACCTTGAGTAGTTTATGTGTTGAGATTTTGTTCAAGGACAAGGTACGTTTGCTCACCAATAAGTACAAGCGATACCGAAGGCGTATGAAAGAAGCACGAACAAGATTGAAGGAAATCGCTAAAGATTTTCCGAACTTGTCTGTGCATTGGCAGTACGGCTATACTCCCTGATATGTTTCTAATCCTGAAGAGCCGTATGAATCGAGAGGTTCACGTACGGTTCTGTGAGAGGGTAGGGAACTGTTTTAGTCAGTTCCCCGCTCTACTCGACTTTTTTCGTTTGCTGTTTAGGTTTTATTAATTTCATAAGTTCTTTCTTCTTATAAGGCATTCTCATAGTTCTTCGATTACTAATATATCCGTAATCATTCCACATCAATTCTGCTCCATCTTCGATGTCTTCGTAAATAGGCAATAATTCTCCGATACCAATAAAAATCCATTCCATCTCTATTTTATCAGTATTGGTGAATTTATATTCCGCTTCTTTCCCAAGTTTTACAGCTTTGTCAAATGCTTTTTCTGGTGAATCAGCTTTAATCAAATAATGATTTCCCCAAGTTGTAACTCTTCGTAATTCTTGGTTTTCATCTCGATTAACAGGCTCACATTTTTCGATAATCTCAACGATGAACCAATTCCCATTTTTATTTGAAATCTTTTCCACTTTTTTCGTTATTCTTTTAAATATTTTGAAAAGATGTTTGCATATCGGTCGTCAAAACTCAATTTTGTAATATCCTCAAATTTGTGTTTGGTGTTTTTCTTGTCCAAAATTCCTTGAGCGTTAAAATATCTTATTGAAATTGACTTTTTATTAATACGTTTTAAGTTTCCAATGCAAAAGAAGTTTTGCTTCGGATGTTCACATTCCGATATTATTGTCAATTCCGTTGCTTTAACGTCATTTGCTATTGTATTCCAATTAGTTAAATCTACTTTATATTTAGCTTTAACTTCACTTATTAATCCTTCTTCTTTTAAAATTCTGTGGATAGTTTTATCATTCTTATTGTATCGAACGTGTTTAATAGTTAGAATTGGAATGATTTGGTAGCCTAAAACCCTAAATTCATCTGTTTCTTGAAGTAATATAAAATCAGATGATTTGTCGAGGATAAACCCAGTAGATATTCCTTCAAAACCTCCTTTTTTCCTTGTCAGTCGAATATAAAGTTTTTCAGAACAATGCTTTTCTAATTTTTCTATTACTTTCTCTTTTTTCACGGTCTGTTTTAATTGTAGCTAACTCAAAGGAATGTCTGCGCCTCCAACCCTTTCAACAATACTGGAAACTTCATTAGCGCAGACATTTCAGTTGAACGAAATTGGGGCATAGGGGAAAGGCTCTAATTTCGGACTGCCTTTTCTACTTTGTAAATATAGCCAAATTTTGTTTTGGGGCAAAAAAATGTATGGAGAAATTGCTTTATTTTTAGAATTGGATGTAAGGACTGGATAAATAGAGTTTTATCAAGTGGTTTGTGAGGCTGTTTGGTGCTTTTGGGGTACTACTTTTTCATTGGTACCACGAATAGGGCTTTTCTCCAATGGGTTATTTGAGCAAGATTTTCTTATGTCGTGTTTTTTGGGTGAGGCTCTTGAAATCACCTTGAGTAGTTTATGTGTTGAGATTTTGTTCAAGGACAAGGTACGTTGGCTCACCAATAAGTACAAGCGATACCGAAGGCGTATGAAAGAAGCACGAACAAGATTGAAGCAAATCGCCAAAGATTTTCCGAACTTGTTTGTGCATTGGCAGTACGGCTATACTCCCTGATAGGTTTCTAATCCTGAAGAGCCTGTATGAATCGAGAGGTTCACGTACGGTTCTGTGAGAGGGTAGGGAACTGTTTTAGTCAGTTCCCCGCTCTACTTGACTTTTTTTTATTCTATTTATCAATTCTCTGTTTGATGACTCCAAGTTCTAAAGCATTTACAATTTTCTTCAGGACAAATCATCCAACCTTTTGTTGGGTATCCTATTTCTTCATTTATTTCTCCTCGTAATTGATGTTTGTCGAAATCATGGTTACAAATATTACACACGTCTTTTGATTCAACCAATTTAATATCTAATGTTCTAATTAGTTTCTTAGTAAATTTTGAAAACAATTTTTCGGAATCTTCTTGTAAATTTGGAGTTCTTCCGTATTCAAAATCCATTGTAAAATTCATGTTTTGAAAATCTTTAAATCCATAAAGGTTATGTAAAATATATTCATGAATTTGATAACAAGTTCCGTCATTTAGTGCTTCGTTTAGTTTTGTTTCTTCTTCAAAAATATTAAGATTACCCAATAAGAATTAGAGGTAGAGTTTTCTTTGTAAAAAGATATTCTGATGGATTAAGTTGCAATCTTTGGCAATTGTTAAACATCTTGCTAATTTCTAAATCCAATTTATCTGCTATTTCGTTTTCGTTTTTCATTTATTTTTTTTCTCATAGAAGCTAACGCTCTGTGCAGACGACTGTAGTGCCGTTTAGGCTCTATGTACGTTCTGCACTTTGTGGTGCGCCTTGAATGGTAAATATAACGAAGATTTAGCTTATTGCCTAAAGAATCGTTTGATTTTGTGAAGAGAAAGCAAAATGTCCAGAGAGTGAAAGTCTCTTACAGGCGGGTGTGACGACTCGAACTGTTAGCAAAGCTCGCAAGGTGGTTTCTCGTGAGGGATGCACTGAAGTAAGCAGGACTGCAAAGGTTGGTACTGACGAATAGTGAACGAAGAAGAGTTTCTGAAAGAAACCAAAGACATAGATATGTCTTTGTCGAAGAGAAGAGCAAAGCGGTAGGATAAGAGGCTGTATAGGTCGGGTAAGGTAGCCACGCATACTAACGCCCTAAACATCAATTATTTGATGCTGTACTTATGCAGTAGATTCAGCAGGGATTGACCGAAGGATATTTACCTTACCGAGGGAGGTCTGTAATTGTAAAGACGGAGGCAACGCATCAGCCGAAGAGCAAACACCGCTTGGTAACAAGCAAGGTGGCAATTGCAGAAGTCAGCAGAGGTCATAGTAGCCGAGTATTGATTGCTCATGGCGAAGGACTGAATCTTACCCTTTTGGAAATTCGATAGGAGCCTATGTTGTTGATCCATTGCTGTAAAAGCATAGACAGATAGTAGCCCTATGTTAAAGTACAAAATAGCTGGTGATGGTGAAAAGAGCATCATCGGAGATGGGTAGGAAACCGCCGAGTACGAGACCCGTACGCTCGGTGGTGTGAGAGGTACTCCTAGGGCAAGCCGCTTACGGGCTACCTACTCGATGTGCGCCTTGAATGGTAAATATAACGAAGATTTAGCTTATTGCCTAAAGAATCGTTTGATTTTGTGAAGAGAAAGCAAAATGTCCAGAGAGTGAAAGTCTCTTACAGGCGGGTGTGACGACTCGAACTGTTAGCAGTTTGCAAGGTGGTTTGGGGCGACCCATGCACTGGAAGTAAGCAGGACTGCAAAGGTTGGTACTGACGAATAGTGAACGAAGAAGAGTTTCTGAAAGAAACCAAAGACATAGATATGTCTTTGTCGAAGAGAAGAGCAAAGCGGTAGGATACGAGGCTGTATAGGTCGGGTAAGGTAGCCACGCATACTAACGCCCTAAACATCAATTATTTGATGCGGTACTTATACAGTAGATTCAGCAGGGATTGACCGAAGGATATTTACCTTACCGAGGGAGGTCTGTAATTGTAAAGACGGAGGCAACGCATCAGCCTAAGAGCAAACACCGCTTGGTAACAAGCAAGGTGGCAATTGCAGAAGTCAGCAGAGGTCATAGTAGCCGAGCATTGATTGCTCATGGCGAAGGACTGAATCTTACCCTTTTGGAAATTGGATAGGAGCCTATGTTGTCATCCATTGCTGTAAAAGCATAGACAGATAGTAGCCCTATGTTAAAGTACAAAATAGCTGGTGATGGTGAAAAGAGCATCATCGGAGATGGGTAGGAAACCGCCGTATACGAGACCCGCATGTACGGTGGTGTGAGAGGTACTCCCGCGTAGGCGTTCAATGCCTATGGGCTACCTACTCGATTCTCGGCTGTTTTTTTACTCTTTGTATGAAAAATTCAATATTCCTTTTTCACTATTAAAAGTCAGATTAAAAATATTTTCATCAAAGGCTTCATCAATATTTCTTTTTAAAATTGATAAATCCCATGGTAATACAGGAGACTTTCCTTTGTTTTCTGGAACAACCACTCGATTAATGTTAGGAATTGAATTATGGATAATCAAATAGCTATAAATTTTTCTCGTTAACTCTTGTGCAGTAACAATTTCGCAGAATTTTAATAATAATTCAGGATATTCTAATTCCGCTGATCCAGTTTTTGCCAAACTCATAAAGTTATCTCGAATTATCCCATTATCATTAAACGCAATGATAAAAGCTGATTTTTTATAGGCAAATAATAAAGTAGGAAATCTTAAATCATTTTGAAATAGTATCGGTGTTCCAATAGTATCCTTGTATTTAAATTTGAAAATTGAAAAGGGTTTAAAATTCCTAAAATTTACAGGATATTTTATTGTCTTCAAGAGTCCTGATATTTGCGATGCTTCTTCTAACGATTCTATTGGCAAAAGAGCAGGTGAATCTCGTAATCTAATATCTGCTTTTATTTTTGTAGATTGAAACCAGAAACCAATGAACATTTTCATGAACCACTTAAATAAAATATCTTCATCATCTTCATTTATTGTTCTTATGTCTTTTTGTAAAATTTCTTTCGTCCTAACTTCGATCTTGGATAAGGTCTCATTATTGCACTCTTGACAACAAGGTATCTTACAGTTTTTAAATGGGTATTTTGTTTTATTAGGTAAAGTAATTTTATTTTGAAACAGGTCAAACTCTCTCATCAACCATTTAGGAATATAATCTTCTTCAGTTATATCTTCCATTGGCAATCCACAAATGAAACAGGTCTGTTCAAAATTCCGTAAGCCTGTATTCTCGTATGGAATCTTATAATGATTTAATATTAATTCTTCTAAAGTCTTATTGGTTTGATTTATCATTCTGTTTATTAGGTGTGTTCATTTTTAAATTGCCGAGAACTCAAAGGAATGTCTGCGCCTCCTACCCCTTTCAACACTACTCCAAGCTTCCTTAGCGCAGACATTTCAGTTGAACGAAATTGGTGTATAGGGAAAGGCTCTTAATTCGGACTGCCTTTTATACTTCGCAAATATAGCCAAATTTTGCTTTGGGGCAAAAAAATGTATGTAGAAATTGCTTTATTTTTAGAGTTGGAGGTAAGGACTGGATAAATAGAGTTTTATCAAGTGGTTTGTGAGGCTGTTTGGTGTTTTTGGGGTGCTACTTTTTCATTGATACTACGAATAGGACTTTTCTTCAATGGGTTATTTGAGCAAGATTTTCTTATGTCGTGTTTTTTGGGTGAGGCTCTGAAATCACCTTGAGTAGTTTATGTGTTGAGATTTTGTTCAAGGACAAGGTACGTTTGCTCACCAATAAGTACAAGCGATACCGAAGGCGTATGAAAGAAGCACGAACAAGATTGAAGGAAATCGCCAAAGATTTTCCGAACTTGTTTGTGCATTGGCAGTACGGCTATACTCCCTGATAGGTTTCTAATCCTGAAGAGCCGTATGAATCGAGAGGTTCACGTACGGTTCTGTGAGAGGGTAGGGAACTGTTTTAGTCAGTTCCCCGCTCTACTCGACTTTTTTATTCTACCTCACTACAATCACTTTAACATCAAAAGTTTTTCCTTGTATTGTCTGTTCGCCTTCCAGTTCCTTAAAGTTGGTTATATCCTGAATAGCATTTGGCGCATAAATAAAAAATATGATTTGCTTTAAATAATCAAGAACGTGATAGGATTGTAAGTCAACTTTGATTTGGTCTGTGAATTTTTTATCATTTATCTCACTTTGACTAATCTGCTTGACTTCAATAATTAAGCCTTCTTGCTCTAAAACAAAGTCTAATCTGGTCGATTTACCGCCAAACTTTGCCAATGGGTTTTCATACTTAATAGCAGGAAATGTTGCTTTTAAAACAACATATAGTATATCTTGAACGTCATATTCGTCTTCTATTTTTATTATGGATTTTGGAGTTTTCTTTGGATTAGCTGTCTTTCCTCCATATC
This window of the Chitinophagales bacterium genome carries:
- a CDS encoding DUF4288 domain-containing protein translates to MEKISNKNGNWFIVEIIEKCEPVNRDENQELRRVTTWGNHYLIKADSPEKAFDKAVKLGKEAEYKFTNTDKIEMEWIFIGIGELLPIYEDIEDGAELMWNDYGYISNRRTMRMPYKKKELMKLIKPKQQTKKVE
- a CDS encoding GNAT family N-acetyltransferase; amino-acid sequence: MDLQNYYYGLSSDRLLFRKLVHNDIESWTDFYENNPNLKYLSIDLNRTNYEMAQAWIEAQLERYRKNEFGQLAMISKETGALIGTSGFSLYKFKGEFFLHSMSSVKPLYWRQGYSFEGGTCLYNFFFQNNLTDKIIAFSHIKNHASQKNLEKLGFKKQEQLYIKHRQVFFYVLTQESWENKQSIE